The following are encoded in a window of Rosa chinensis cultivar Old Blush chromosome 4, RchiOBHm-V2, whole genome shotgun sequence genomic DNA:
- the LOC112200111 gene encoding disease resistance protein RPV1 isoform X1, which translates to MTKVGNKAGLISRKEAELIPDEEKKKEAELIERLVRRVMTEINKTPMGLTPYPVGLHSRVEEVMKLLDIGSKTVQVVGVHGLGGIGKTTLAKALFNRLVGYFERHSFISNVREISAGHDENGLVTLQNILVSDLSNRKMDKINQTTAGIAAIKVVVNEKRVLVVLDDVDSIDQLSALVGNGQWFYEGSRIIVTTRDRELLTNHRVNHKLYEVRELDGSDALELFSHHALGIRDIPADTFLKLSKEIVDLTGGLPLALEVFGSSLYDKRTEKVWIDALHKLRQIRPRDLQDVLMISYNALDDQEKCIFLDIACLFVKMKTKREDAIVILKGCGFDGEIVLTVLTARSLIKITEDTTLWMHDQVRDMGRQIVTQENISHPGMRSRLWDRDEIMNVFKYDKGTPSIQGIVLDFEMKRMVSDIGGDRISWDNFRRSPNCTTALTYLKERYKAHRKSQEERKGEVNISSTAFGAMVNLRLLQMNNVNLEGNSKFLPAGVKWLQWKGCPLRSLPSDFLPPQLAVLDLSDSNITSLWGGCSIMVCFNCLTCSGDGNKVAEKLMFLNLSNCIYLTAIPDLSGNRALQQLNLEHCISLIKLHGSIGNLNTLVHLNLRECSKLVELPSDVSGLKKLEYLILSGCSQFKKLPNMDSLVSLKELLLDDTAIQSLPQSIFRLTKLEKLILNRCSELKELPVEIGKLSSLKEISLNGSGLEKLPNSIGSLANLEKLSLFWCKSLTTLPNSIGKLNFLVEVSTYGTPLTELPVTIGSLSSLKDLSVGHGQFLSSLPDSVGRLRSLVVLKIEQTSITDLPQEIGELKTLEKLELRKCESLRSLPESIGSMRALTSIIITAANITELPESIGRLENLTILQLNTCRQFRKLPASIEHLKSLHRLQMVKTAVTELPETFGMLSSLMVLSMGKKPQNGRHAEEKFILPASFSNLSLLYELDACACNISGEIADDFEKLSSLETLNLGHNSFCRLPASLSGLSTLGKLSLPHCKKLKSLPPLPSSLKEVDIANCTALESISDISNLENLTDFNLTSCEKVMDIPGLECLDSLVRLYMSGCNACTSAVKRRLAKKSYLRKIRNLSMPGSKIPDWFSQEMVTFSKRENRPLKSVILCVVVSLNHQTPDDTREEFPAVVDIQAQILILDSPTFTTTLVLSGVPNTNEDQFHLCRYPTDHPLVSQLKDGYKIHVMRREPPHRKGVELKKWGLYLIYEGDDDYEGDEESLNESQQSLSEQLANFFSSFE; encoded by the exons ATGACCAAAGTAGGTAATAAAGCTGGTTTGATCTCAAG AAAAGAAGCAGAGCTAATTCCAGatgaggaaaaaaagaaagaagcagagTTAATTGAAAGATTGGTAAGAAGGGTTATGACTGAAATAAACAAAACTCCGATGGGTCTCACTCCGTACCCGGTGGGACTTCATTCCCGAGTTGAAGAGGTGATGAAGCTGTTAGATATCGGATCCAAAACCGTTCAAGTTGTCGGAGTTCATGGCCTGGGCGGTATTGGCAAAACAACCCTTGCCAAGGCGCTTTTTAATAGACTTGTTGGTTATTTTGAGCGCCACAGTTTCATCTCAAATGTTAGAGAAATCTCAGCAGGACATGATGAGAATGGTTTAGTAACTCTTCAAAACATACTGGTTAGTGATCTTTCCAATAGGAAGATGGATAAAATTAATCAGACTACCGCTGGTATCGCTGCCATCAAAGTGGTTGTGAATGAGAAGCGAGTACTTGTTGTTCTGGATGATGTTGATAGCATAGACCAACTAAGTGCTTTAGTTGGCAACGGACAATGGTTTTATGAAGGAAGCCGAATTATTGTTACGACGAGAGATAGAGAACTCTTAACGAATCATCGTGTCAATCATAAATTGTATGAGGTCAGGGAGTTGGACGGGTCCGATGCTCTAGAACTTTTCAGTCACCATGCACTGGGAATTAGAGATATACCGGCAGATACCTTTCTGAAACTATCTAAGGAGATTGTGGATCTTACTGGTGGGCTACCGTTAGCGCTTGAAGTATTTGGCTCTAGCCTCTATGATAAGAGGACAGAAAAGGTATGGATAGATGCTCTTCATAAACTGAGACAGATTCGTCCACGGGATCTTCAGGATGTCCTGATGATAAGCTACAATGCTCTAGATGACCAGGAGAAGTGCATCTTTCTAGACATTGCATGTTTATTTGTTAAAATGAAGACCAAAAGAGAAGACGCAATTGTCATATTGAAGGGTTGTGGTTTTGATGGTGAGATAGTACTTACTGTCCTCACAGCAAGATCACTCATTAAGATCACTGAAGACACTACATTATGGATGCATGATCAAGTCAGAGACATGGGAAGACAAATCGTTACACAAGAAAACATTTCACATCCTGGCATGCGTAGTAGACTGTGGGATCGCGATGAAATCATGAATGTTTTCAAGTATGATAAG GGAACACCATCTATACAAGGGATTGTCCTAGACTTTGAAATGAAAAGGATGGTGAGTGATATAGGAGGTGACAGAATTTCTTGGGACAACTTTCGGAGAAGCCCCAATTGTACCACTGCGTTGACATACCTAAAGGAAAGATACAAAGCACATCGTAAAAGCcaagaagagagaaagggagaggtTAACATTTCCTCTACAGCTTTTGGAGCAATGGTCAATCTTAGGCTGCTTCAAATGAATAATGTGAATTTAGAAGGGAACTCAAAGTTTCTTCCTGCTGGAGTCAAGTGGTTACAATGGAAAGGTTGTCCTTTGAGATCTCTCCCTTCTGATTTCTTGCCTCCGCAACTCGCTGTCCTTGATCTTTCAGACAGCAATATCACAAGTTTGTGGGGAGGGTGCAGTATCATGGTATGCTTCAATTGTCTGACCTGCAGTGGAGACGGAAACAAG GTGGCTGAGAAATTGATGTTCTTGAATCTAAGCAACTGCATTTACCTAACTGCTATTCCTGATTTATCTGGGAATCGGGCGCTACAACAGCTTAATCTTGAGCATTGCATTTCACTGATTAAGCTTCATGGCTCGATTGGGAACCTGAACACATTAGTCCACTTGAACCTTCGAGAGTGTTCAAAGCTTGTTGAACTTCCAAGTGATGTCTCCGGCCTGAAAAAGCTCGAGTACCTAATCCTATCTGGTTGCTCACAGTTCAAAAAACTGCCAAACATGGACAGCTTGGTGTCACTGAAAGAACTTCTCCTTGATGACACTGCTATACAGAGTCTTCCCCAATCTATCTTCCGGCTTACAAAACTCGAAAAGCTCATCTTAAACCGGTGCAGTGAATTAAAAGAGCTACCTGTGGAGATTGGAAAGCTGTCTTCTTTGAAAGAAATCTCGCTTAATGGATCTGGTTTGGAAAAACTACCTAATTCCATTGGCTCTTTGGCAAACCTTGAGAAATTAAGTTTGTTCTGGTGTAAATCACTGACCACTCTTCCCAATTCCATTGGGAAGCTCAATTTCTTAGTGGAAGTTAGTACTTATGGTACTCCACTCACAGAACTGCCTGTGACCATTGGATCGTTGTCAAGCTTGAAGGACTTATCAGTTGGGCACGGTCAATTTCTGAGCTCATTGCCTGATTCAGTTGGAAGACTGCGCTCTTTAGTTGTGCTAAAGATAGAGCAGACATCAATCACAGACCTCCCACAGGAGATTGGTGAATTGAAAACACTTGAGAAACTTGAGCTGAGGAAATGTGAATCTCTTAGATCATTACCAGAGTCAATTGGAAGCATGAGGGCACTAACTTCTATAATCATAACTGCAGCAAATATCACCGAGTTGCCTGAATCCATAGGGAGGCTGGAGAATCTTACCATATTACAGCTGAACACATGTAGACAGTTCCGCAAGCTTCCAGCATCAATAGAACACTTAAAATCCTTGCACCGATTGCAGATGGTGAAAACTGCAGTGACAGAACTACCTGAAACCTTCGGAATGCTTTCTAGTTTGATGGTTTTGAGCATGGGAAAGAAGCCTCAAAATGGGAGACATGCAGAAGAGAAGTTTATACTTCCAGCTTCCTTCTCAAATCTGTCCCTGCTGTACGAACTGGATGCCTGTGCTTGTAATATATCTGGTGAAATTGCTGATGATTTCGAGAAGTTGTCATCGCTAGAAACTTTGAATCTGGGCCATAATAGTTTCTGCCGCCTTCCAGCCAGCCTGAGTGGTCTGTCCACTCTCGGAAAACTTTCATTGCCTCACTGTAAGAAGCTCAAATCTTTGCCACCGCTACCCTCAAGTTTGAAAGAGGTGGATATTGCAAACTGTACTGCATTAGAAAGTATATCTGATATATCAAACCTAGAGAACTTGACAGATTTCAACCTTACAAGCTGTGAGAAAGTGATGGATATTCCCGGCCTTGAATGCTTGGATTCCTTGGTAAGGTTGTATATGAGTGGCTGCAATGCTTGCACATCAGCTGTTAAGAGAAGACTTGCGAAAAAG AGCTACCTGAGGAAAATACGCAATCTTAGCATGCCTGGAAGCAAGATACCCGACTGGTTTTCTCAAGAAATGGTTACATTCTCAAAACGAGAAAACCGCCCCCTCAAAAGTGTAATTCTCTGTGTTGTAGTCTCGCTCAACCATCAAACACCAGACGACACAAGAGAAGAATTTCCTGCCGTGGTAGATATTCAAGCACAGATCCTCATACTGGATTCTCCTACTTTCACTACAACATTGGTCTTATCGGGAGTACCAAATACAAATGAAGATCAATTTCACTTGTGCCGGTATCCAACTGATCATCCTTTGGTATCCCAATTGAAAGATGGTTATAAAATACACGTAATGAGGAGAGAGCCGCCACATAGGAAAGGGGTGGAGCTGAAGAAGTGGGGGCTTTATTTGATTTACGAAGGTGATGATGActatgaaggagatgaagaatcATTAAATGAAAGCCAGCAATCCCTTTCAGAACAACTGGCAAATTTCTTCAGCTCTTTTGAATAA
- the LOC112200111 gene encoding disease resistance protein RPV1 isoform X3 — protein sequence MTEINKTPMGLTPYPVGLHSRVEEVMKLLDIGSKTVQVVGVHGLGGIGKTTLAKALFNRLVGYFERHSFISNVREISAGHDENGLVTLQNILVSDLSNRKMDKINQTTAGIAAIKVVVNEKRVLVVLDDVDSIDQLSALVGNGQWFYEGSRIIVTTRDRELLTNHRVNHKLYEVRELDGSDALELFSHHALGIRDIPADTFLKLSKEIVDLTGGLPLALEVFGSSLYDKRTEKVWIDALHKLRQIRPRDLQDVLMISYNALDDQEKCIFLDIACLFVKMKTKREDAIVILKGCGFDGEIVLTVLTARSLIKITEDTTLWMHDQVRDMGRQIVTQENISHPGMRSRLWDRDEIMNVFKYDKGTPSIQGIVLDFEMKRMVSDIGGDRISWDNFRRSPNCTTALTYLKERYKAHRKSQEERKGEVNISSTAFGAMVNLRLLQMNNVNLEGNSKFLPAGVKWLQWKGCPLRSLPSDFLPPQLAVLDLSDSNITSLWGGCSIMVCFNCLTCSGDGNKVAEKLMFLNLSNCIYLTAIPDLSGNRALQQLNLEHCISLIKLHGSIGNLNTLVHLNLRECSKLVELPSDVSGLKKLEYLILSGCSQFKKLPNMDSLVSLKELLLDDTAIQSLPQSIFRLTKLEKLILNRCSELKELPVEIGKLSSLKEISLNGSGLEKLPNSIGSLANLEKLSLFWCKSLTTLPNSIGKLNFLVEVSTYGTPLTELPVTIGSLSSLKDLSVGHGQFLSSLPDSVGRLRSLVVLKIEQTSITDLPQEIGELKTLEKLELRKCESLRSLPESIGSMRALTSIIITAANITELPESIGRLENLTILQLNTCRQFRKLPASIEHLKSLHRLQMVKTAVTELPETFGMLSSLMVLSMGKKPQNGRHAEEKFILPASFSNLSLLYELDACACNISGEIADDFEKLSSLETLNLGHNSFCRLPASLSGLSTLGKLSLPHCKKLKSLPPLPSSLKEVDIANCTALESISDISNLENLTDFNLTSCEKVMDIPGLECLDSLVRLYMSGCNACTSAVKRRLAKKSYLRKIRNLSMPGSKIPDWFSQEMVTFSKRENRPLKSVILCVVVSLNHQTPDDTREEFPAVVDIQAQILILDSPTFTTTLVLSGVPNTNEDQFHLCRYPTDHPLVSQLKDGYKIHVMRREPPHRKGVELKKWGLYLIYEGDDDYEGDEESLNESQQSLSEQLANFFSSFE from the exons ATGACTGAAATAAACAAAACTCCGATGGGTCTCACTCCGTACCCGGTGGGACTTCATTCCCGAGTTGAAGAGGTGATGAAGCTGTTAGATATCGGATCCAAAACCGTTCAAGTTGTCGGAGTTCATGGCCTGGGCGGTATTGGCAAAACAACCCTTGCCAAGGCGCTTTTTAATAGACTTGTTGGTTATTTTGAGCGCCACAGTTTCATCTCAAATGTTAGAGAAATCTCAGCAGGACATGATGAGAATGGTTTAGTAACTCTTCAAAACATACTGGTTAGTGATCTTTCCAATAGGAAGATGGATAAAATTAATCAGACTACCGCTGGTATCGCTGCCATCAAAGTGGTTGTGAATGAGAAGCGAGTACTTGTTGTTCTGGATGATGTTGATAGCATAGACCAACTAAGTGCTTTAGTTGGCAACGGACAATGGTTTTATGAAGGAAGCCGAATTATTGTTACGACGAGAGATAGAGAACTCTTAACGAATCATCGTGTCAATCATAAATTGTATGAGGTCAGGGAGTTGGACGGGTCCGATGCTCTAGAACTTTTCAGTCACCATGCACTGGGAATTAGAGATATACCGGCAGATACCTTTCTGAAACTATCTAAGGAGATTGTGGATCTTACTGGTGGGCTACCGTTAGCGCTTGAAGTATTTGGCTCTAGCCTCTATGATAAGAGGACAGAAAAGGTATGGATAGATGCTCTTCATAAACTGAGACAGATTCGTCCACGGGATCTTCAGGATGTCCTGATGATAAGCTACAATGCTCTAGATGACCAGGAGAAGTGCATCTTTCTAGACATTGCATGTTTATTTGTTAAAATGAAGACCAAAAGAGAAGACGCAATTGTCATATTGAAGGGTTGTGGTTTTGATGGTGAGATAGTACTTACTGTCCTCACAGCAAGATCACTCATTAAGATCACTGAAGACACTACATTATGGATGCATGATCAAGTCAGAGACATGGGAAGACAAATCGTTACACAAGAAAACATTTCACATCCTGGCATGCGTAGTAGACTGTGGGATCGCGATGAAATCATGAATGTTTTCAAGTATGATAAG GGAACACCATCTATACAAGGGATTGTCCTAGACTTTGAAATGAAAAGGATGGTGAGTGATATAGGAGGTGACAGAATTTCTTGGGACAACTTTCGGAGAAGCCCCAATTGTACCACTGCGTTGACATACCTAAAGGAAAGATACAAAGCACATCGTAAAAGCcaagaagagagaaagggagaggtTAACATTTCCTCTACAGCTTTTGGAGCAATGGTCAATCTTAGGCTGCTTCAAATGAATAATGTGAATTTAGAAGGGAACTCAAAGTTTCTTCCTGCTGGAGTCAAGTGGTTACAATGGAAAGGTTGTCCTTTGAGATCTCTCCCTTCTGATTTCTTGCCTCCGCAACTCGCTGTCCTTGATCTTTCAGACAGCAATATCACAAGTTTGTGGGGAGGGTGCAGTATCATGGTATGCTTCAATTGTCTGACCTGCAGTGGAGACGGAAACAAG GTGGCTGAGAAATTGATGTTCTTGAATCTAAGCAACTGCATTTACCTAACTGCTATTCCTGATTTATCTGGGAATCGGGCGCTACAACAGCTTAATCTTGAGCATTGCATTTCACTGATTAAGCTTCATGGCTCGATTGGGAACCTGAACACATTAGTCCACTTGAACCTTCGAGAGTGTTCAAAGCTTGTTGAACTTCCAAGTGATGTCTCCGGCCTGAAAAAGCTCGAGTACCTAATCCTATCTGGTTGCTCACAGTTCAAAAAACTGCCAAACATGGACAGCTTGGTGTCACTGAAAGAACTTCTCCTTGATGACACTGCTATACAGAGTCTTCCCCAATCTATCTTCCGGCTTACAAAACTCGAAAAGCTCATCTTAAACCGGTGCAGTGAATTAAAAGAGCTACCTGTGGAGATTGGAAAGCTGTCTTCTTTGAAAGAAATCTCGCTTAATGGATCTGGTTTGGAAAAACTACCTAATTCCATTGGCTCTTTGGCAAACCTTGAGAAATTAAGTTTGTTCTGGTGTAAATCACTGACCACTCTTCCCAATTCCATTGGGAAGCTCAATTTCTTAGTGGAAGTTAGTACTTATGGTACTCCACTCACAGAACTGCCTGTGACCATTGGATCGTTGTCAAGCTTGAAGGACTTATCAGTTGGGCACGGTCAATTTCTGAGCTCATTGCCTGATTCAGTTGGAAGACTGCGCTCTTTAGTTGTGCTAAAGATAGAGCAGACATCAATCACAGACCTCCCACAGGAGATTGGTGAATTGAAAACACTTGAGAAACTTGAGCTGAGGAAATGTGAATCTCTTAGATCATTACCAGAGTCAATTGGAAGCATGAGGGCACTAACTTCTATAATCATAACTGCAGCAAATATCACCGAGTTGCCTGAATCCATAGGGAGGCTGGAGAATCTTACCATATTACAGCTGAACACATGTAGACAGTTCCGCAAGCTTCCAGCATCAATAGAACACTTAAAATCCTTGCACCGATTGCAGATGGTGAAAACTGCAGTGACAGAACTACCTGAAACCTTCGGAATGCTTTCTAGTTTGATGGTTTTGAGCATGGGAAAGAAGCCTCAAAATGGGAGACATGCAGAAGAGAAGTTTATACTTCCAGCTTCCTTCTCAAATCTGTCCCTGCTGTACGAACTGGATGCCTGTGCTTGTAATATATCTGGTGAAATTGCTGATGATTTCGAGAAGTTGTCATCGCTAGAAACTTTGAATCTGGGCCATAATAGTTTCTGCCGCCTTCCAGCCAGCCTGAGTGGTCTGTCCACTCTCGGAAAACTTTCATTGCCTCACTGTAAGAAGCTCAAATCTTTGCCACCGCTACCCTCAAGTTTGAAAGAGGTGGATATTGCAAACTGTACTGCATTAGAAAGTATATCTGATATATCAAACCTAGAGAACTTGACAGATTTCAACCTTACAAGCTGTGAGAAAGTGATGGATATTCCCGGCCTTGAATGCTTGGATTCCTTGGTAAGGTTGTATATGAGTGGCTGCAATGCTTGCACATCAGCTGTTAAGAGAAGACTTGCGAAAAAG AGCTACCTGAGGAAAATACGCAATCTTAGCATGCCTGGAAGCAAGATACCCGACTGGTTTTCTCAAGAAATGGTTACATTCTCAAAACGAGAAAACCGCCCCCTCAAAAGTGTAATTCTCTGTGTTGTAGTCTCGCTCAACCATCAAACACCAGACGACACAAGAGAAGAATTTCCTGCCGTGGTAGATATTCAAGCACAGATCCTCATACTGGATTCTCCTACTTTCACTACAACATTGGTCTTATCGGGAGTACCAAATACAAATGAAGATCAATTTCACTTGTGCCGGTATCCAACTGATCATCCTTTGGTATCCCAATTGAAAGATGGTTATAAAATACACGTAATGAGGAGAGAGCCGCCACATAGGAAAGGGGTGGAGCTGAAGAAGTGGGGGCTTTATTTGATTTACGAAGGTGATGATGActatgaaggagatgaagaatcATTAAATGAAAGCCAGCAATCCCTTTCAGAACAACTGGCAAATTTCTTCAGCTCTTTTGAATAA
- the LOC112200111 gene encoding disease resistance protein RPV1 isoform X2, which produces MEDCHDQSRKEAELIPDEEKKKEAELIERLVRRVMTEINKTPMGLTPYPVGLHSRVEEVMKLLDIGSKTVQVVGVHGLGGIGKTTLAKALFNRLVGYFERHSFISNVREISAGHDENGLVTLQNILVSDLSNRKMDKINQTTAGIAAIKVVVNEKRVLVVLDDVDSIDQLSALVGNGQWFYEGSRIIVTTRDRELLTNHRVNHKLYEVRELDGSDALELFSHHALGIRDIPADTFLKLSKEIVDLTGGLPLALEVFGSSLYDKRTEKVWIDALHKLRQIRPRDLQDVLMISYNALDDQEKCIFLDIACLFVKMKTKREDAIVILKGCGFDGEIVLTVLTARSLIKITEDTTLWMHDQVRDMGRQIVTQENISHPGMRSRLWDRDEIMNVFKYDKGTPSIQGIVLDFEMKRMVSDIGGDRISWDNFRRSPNCTTALTYLKERYKAHRKSQEERKGEVNISSTAFGAMVNLRLLQMNNVNLEGNSKFLPAGVKWLQWKGCPLRSLPSDFLPPQLAVLDLSDSNITSLWGGCSIMVCFNCLTCSGDGNKVAEKLMFLNLSNCIYLTAIPDLSGNRALQQLNLEHCISLIKLHGSIGNLNTLVHLNLRECSKLVELPSDVSGLKKLEYLILSGCSQFKKLPNMDSLVSLKELLLDDTAIQSLPQSIFRLTKLEKLILNRCSELKELPVEIGKLSSLKEISLNGSGLEKLPNSIGSLANLEKLSLFWCKSLTTLPNSIGKLNFLVEVSTYGTPLTELPVTIGSLSSLKDLSVGHGQFLSSLPDSVGRLRSLVVLKIEQTSITDLPQEIGELKTLEKLELRKCESLRSLPESIGSMRALTSIIITAANITELPESIGRLENLTILQLNTCRQFRKLPASIEHLKSLHRLQMVKTAVTELPETFGMLSSLMVLSMGKKPQNGRHAEEKFILPASFSNLSLLYELDACACNISGEIADDFEKLSSLETLNLGHNSFCRLPASLSGLSTLGKLSLPHCKKLKSLPPLPSSLKEVDIANCTALESISDISNLENLTDFNLTSCEKVMDIPGLECLDSLVRLYMSGCNACTSAVKRRLAKKSYLRKIRNLSMPGSKIPDWFSQEMVTFSKRENRPLKSVILCVVVSLNHQTPDDTREEFPAVVDIQAQILILDSPTFTTTLVLSGVPNTNEDQFHLCRYPTDHPLVSQLKDGYKIHVMRREPPHRKGVELKKWGLYLIYEGDDDYEGDEESLNESQQSLSEQLANFFSSFE; this is translated from the exons ATGGAGGACTGCCATGACCAAAGTAG AAAAGAAGCAGAGCTAATTCCAGatgaggaaaaaaagaaagaagcagagTTAATTGAAAGATTGGTAAGAAGGGTTATGACTGAAATAAACAAAACTCCGATGGGTCTCACTCCGTACCCGGTGGGACTTCATTCCCGAGTTGAAGAGGTGATGAAGCTGTTAGATATCGGATCCAAAACCGTTCAAGTTGTCGGAGTTCATGGCCTGGGCGGTATTGGCAAAACAACCCTTGCCAAGGCGCTTTTTAATAGACTTGTTGGTTATTTTGAGCGCCACAGTTTCATCTCAAATGTTAGAGAAATCTCAGCAGGACATGATGAGAATGGTTTAGTAACTCTTCAAAACATACTGGTTAGTGATCTTTCCAATAGGAAGATGGATAAAATTAATCAGACTACCGCTGGTATCGCTGCCATCAAAGTGGTTGTGAATGAGAAGCGAGTACTTGTTGTTCTGGATGATGTTGATAGCATAGACCAACTAAGTGCTTTAGTTGGCAACGGACAATGGTTTTATGAAGGAAGCCGAATTATTGTTACGACGAGAGATAGAGAACTCTTAACGAATCATCGTGTCAATCATAAATTGTATGAGGTCAGGGAGTTGGACGGGTCCGATGCTCTAGAACTTTTCAGTCACCATGCACTGGGAATTAGAGATATACCGGCAGATACCTTTCTGAAACTATCTAAGGAGATTGTGGATCTTACTGGTGGGCTACCGTTAGCGCTTGAAGTATTTGGCTCTAGCCTCTATGATAAGAGGACAGAAAAGGTATGGATAGATGCTCTTCATAAACTGAGACAGATTCGTCCACGGGATCTTCAGGATGTCCTGATGATAAGCTACAATGCTCTAGATGACCAGGAGAAGTGCATCTTTCTAGACATTGCATGTTTATTTGTTAAAATGAAGACCAAAAGAGAAGACGCAATTGTCATATTGAAGGGTTGTGGTTTTGATGGTGAGATAGTACTTACTGTCCTCACAGCAAGATCACTCATTAAGATCACTGAAGACACTACATTATGGATGCATGATCAAGTCAGAGACATGGGAAGACAAATCGTTACACAAGAAAACATTTCACATCCTGGCATGCGTAGTAGACTGTGGGATCGCGATGAAATCATGAATGTTTTCAAGTATGATAAG GGAACACCATCTATACAAGGGATTGTCCTAGACTTTGAAATGAAAAGGATGGTGAGTGATATAGGAGGTGACAGAATTTCTTGGGACAACTTTCGGAGAAGCCCCAATTGTACCACTGCGTTGACATACCTAAAGGAAAGATACAAAGCACATCGTAAAAGCcaagaagagagaaagggagaggtTAACATTTCCTCTACAGCTTTTGGAGCAATGGTCAATCTTAGGCTGCTTCAAATGAATAATGTGAATTTAGAAGGGAACTCAAAGTTTCTTCCTGCTGGAGTCAAGTGGTTACAATGGAAAGGTTGTCCTTTGAGATCTCTCCCTTCTGATTTCTTGCCTCCGCAACTCGCTGTCCTTGATCTTTCAGACAGCAATATCACAAGTTTGTGGGGAGGGTGCAGTATCATGGTATGCTTCAATTGTCTGACCTGCAGTGGAGACGGAAACAAG GTGGCTGAGAAATTGATGTTCTTGAATCTAAGCAACTGCATTTACCTAACTGCTATTCCTGATTTATCTGGGAATCGGGCGCTACAACAGCTTAATCTTGAGCATTGCATTTCACTGATTAAGCTTCATGGCTCGATTGGGAACCTGAACACATTAGTCCACTTGAACCTTCGAGAGTGTTCAAAGCTTGTTGAACTTCCAAGTGATGTCTCCGGCCTGAAAAAGCTCGAGTACCTAATCCTATCTGGTTGCTCACAGTTCAAAAAACTGCCAAACATGGACAGCTTGGTGTCACTGAAAGAACTTCTCCTTGATGACACTGCTATACAGAGTCTTCCCCAATCTATCTTCCGGCTTACAAAACTCGAAAAGCTCATCTTAAACCGGTGCAGTGAATTAAAAGAGCTACCTGTGGAGATTGGAAAGCTGTCTTCTTTGAAAGAAATCTCGCTTAATGGATCTGGTTTGGAAAAACTACCTAATTCCATTGGCTCTTTGGCAAACCTTGAGAAATTAAGTTTGTTCTGGTGTAAATCACTGACCACTCTTCCCAATTCCATTGGGAAGCTCAATTTCTTAGTGGAAGTTAGTACTTATGGTACTCCACTCACAGAACTGCCTGTGACCATTGGATCGTTGTCAAGCTTGAAGGACTTATCAGTTGGGCACGGTCAATTTCTGAGCTCATTGCCTGATTCAGTTGGAAGACTGCGCTCTTTAGTTGTGCTAAAGATAGAGCAGACATCAATCACAGACCTCCCACAGGAGATTGGTGAATTGAAAACACTTGAGAAACTTGAGCTGAGGAAATGTGAATCTCTTAGATCATTACCAGAGTCAATTGGAAGCATGAGGGCACTAACTTCTATAATCATAACTGCAGCAAATATCACCGAGTTGCCTGAATCCATAGGGAGGCTGGAGAATCTTACCATATTACAGCTGAACACATGTAGACAGTTCCGCAAGCTTCCAGCATCAATAGAACACTTAAAATCCTTGCACCGATTGCAGATGGTGAAAACTGCAGTGACAGAACTACCTGAAACCTTCGGAATGCTTTCTAGTTTGATGGTTTTGAGCATGGGAAAGAAGCCTCAAAATGGGAGACATGCAGAAGAGAAGTTTATACTTCCAGCTTCCTTCTCAAATCTGTCCCTGCTGTACGAACTGGATGCCTGTGCTTGTAATATATCTGGTGAAATTGCTGATGATTTCGAGAAGTTGTCATCGCTAGAAACTTTGAATCTGGGCCATAATAGTTTCTGCCGCCTTCCAGCCAGCCTGAGTGGTCTGTCCACTCTCGGAAAACTTTCATTGCCTCACTGTAAGAAGCTCAAATCTTTGCCACCGCTACCCTCAAGTTTGAAAGAGGTGGATATTGCAAACTGTACTGCATTAGAAAGTATATCTGATATATCAAACCTAGAGAACTTGACAGATTTCAACCTTACAAGCTGTGAGAAAGTGATGGATATTCCCGGCCTTGAATGCTTGGATTCCTTGGTAAGGTTGTATATGAGTGGCTGCAATGCTTGCACATCAGCTGTTAAGAGAAGACTTGCGAAAAAG AGCTACCTGAGGAAAATACGCAATCTTAGCATGCCTGGAAGCAAGATACCCGACTGGTTTTCTCAAGAAATGGTTACATTCTCAAAACGAGAAAACCGCCCCCTCAAAAGTGTAATTCTCTGTGTTGTAGTCTCGCTCAACCATCAAACACCAGACGACACAAGAGAAGAATTTCCTGCCGTGGTAGATATTCAAGCACAGATCCTCATACTGGATTCTCCTACTTTCACTACAACATTGGTCTTATCGGGAGTACCAAATACAAATGAAGATCAATTTCACTTGTGCCGGTATCCAACTGATCATCCTTTGGTATCCCAATTGAAAGATGGTTATAAAATACACGTAATGAGGAGAGAGCCGCCACATAGGAAAGGGGTGGAGCTGAAGAAGTGGGGGCTTTATTTGATTTACGAAGGTGATGATGActatgaaggagatgaagaatcATTAAATGAAAGCCAGCAATCCCTTTCAGAACAACTGGCAAATTTCTTCAGCTCTTTTGAATAA